A window of Terriglobales bacterium genomic DNA:
AATGAAGCGAGCCATCTTCTTGATTTCTTTTTTCTCGATGAAGGCGAGCGGGTCGAAGCCCTTCACTTCGGCGGCGATCTTGCAGGCAAAATCGGAGGCGTCGAAGTGAGTGATGCGGGCAACGCCGCTCTTGCCGGCGAGCAGGTTCTTCCAGGTTTCTTCCGCAGTGTTGCCGACGGCGGAAATCAATCCGACGCCAGTGACGACGACTCGACGGCTCAAAGTAGGAGGATCCTCCACTCACCCTGAATCAGCCGTCCGGTGCCAGTCGGGGAATGGCCGGAGGGCATGCGAGGCCCGGACGCCTCGCCCACGCGGTTACTTTGCCTTGGCGCTCTTGCCGATGTAGTCGATGGCGTCCTTGACGGTGCGGATCTTCTCCGCGTCCTCGTCGGGGATCTCGATGTCGAAGGCTTCCTCGAACGCCATGACCAGCTCGACGGTATCCAGCG
This region includes:
- the acpP gene encoding acyl carrier protein; this encodes MAAVDEKVKQIIVEQLGVDEGEVTPNASFVDDLGADSLDTVELVMAFEEAFDIEIPDEDAEKIRTVKDAIDYIGKSAKAK